The DNA window GCTTTCTTAGTGCACTGCACTTAGAGGTCAAGACTCCCAGGTTTATTGACTTTTTCTTGTGCAGAGACTACTTTTTAGCCACTATTTTTTAGCATTATATCTTGCTTGAACAACTATGTGATTTTATATCTGATTGGCCATCCAGAATGAAGTGTTATATACAGATATTCTATTGCATAGCACTTCGTTTAAGCCATACTCCAACAATTGTAAAAAACGCTTTTGAAAGAGCGCACTTTATCGATCATGGGgaaacaaatgaaatgaataaaCATTTACATggaatgttatttatttatgctatTTTCGGCTCCATTTCCATTGAAATTtaacacaatttattttgcatcaGCGCGAGTTATTCAATTTGGAAATTAGGAATAAACTTTTTGCGCCCAAAGCTGTCAAAGTCACTCCAACGAGCTGAACATTCATAAAAAAGCGTCGAGTTCTCATCGTGGTGATCCCCTCGTAATGGCCAGAGATTCAAACAATGAATGCATACAACCCGGGAATCTTTTATTATgttcttattttattattcaaatGTACGGTAAATTCAATTAGGCCGCAGTTAAAAACAACGGGCGCGAAAAAAGGCGGAATACATGCACATTgctgaaatttaattacaacCGCTAATGCCACTTGTATTGCCTGGAGTCCCGGCCACAGACTGTTCAGCTCTAAATACCTGTAATCcggcaaatttaatttgataaaaGTTGAACTTCAATAAGCGTCAAAGTTGCCATGGTTGTCGCCCATTATAATTGCGgttgttgtgtgtgtgctgaCCACTTTTTTGTTAAGCGGCCGCCGCAGTTCAGACCGCAAACAAATATGATCAGACATCCCGACGAGTGACTGCGATAAGCAACAAGCGAAGTGGTAAAAAAACCGCCCACGACAAGTGGCAACACGGCGGATGAATTTGGCTTATGCAGCCAAACACACACTGCCACGCACCACCTACACATTGACAGGTTGGGGCATTAAGctaaaaaaaatgattttttatttgttacaTACTTTCCTGCGGTGGCGCAAAAAATTCCcttcatctgcaactggcaacaaaaaataaaaacgtcAGGCTTTGAGTGCAAAAATATGTAGCAtccaaacaaattaaattaagtgtCTATTTAGAGAAAATGCAGTTAAAAGCCGTGGTCAGAGTTAaaagtctttttttttttatttaacatttactACTAAACTTTCATCACGTAAACTAACGAATGATTCGcagaaaaaccaaacaatATTGTGAAACCTCAACATTTAACACCATTTATGTATATTAAGTGAAACGTTCagaataataaattaaactaataattaaatagcAAAACTATAGTTTAAGCTGAGTTTATAAGAATATTTAGACCAAATGATGCCAATAATACCAGTTTTTACTTGTGAATTACAACAGTTGCAGATTTCTGATAGAAAACATTTAAAACTGAAATATGAAATTTCCTCAATCCTTTCGCCAGAAATTAAAACTTGAAGCTGCGCgcaaattcattaaaatcaaattgaaaaaatatttaatcaaaCGCCAGAGCAAGAAATAGAGAGAGGAATGTGTAAAACGAGAAATCGCATTCTCAAACAATTTTGTGCAACGGAAAAAATTCTAATTTATTGAGTTAACGCCCATTTTTACACCCCGTGCACATGAACAGGATCCGGGCGCTAACCCCTCCTGGAAAGCACCCCCTAAAAATCCCCTCCTCCTCCGGTGGTCACGCCCGTGCGCATGCCACAGCCATGACCATAACACAGTCTAATTCTgtgcaaaaaaaattgtatatatagGAAAAATTTAACGAAAAATTGCCCAACTCTCTGCGAACCTGTCCACAAAATGAATTTTCACGCTGCTGACGGGAACACGCATCCCGAACACACGGCGAACGAGCCCCTTTGCATTTACCACACAAACATTTTGGCCGTTTGGCCCCttttcctaaaaaaaaaaaaaacaaaaaaacgaattaaaaacttgcaaaaattttaatggaatttttttcattctttcTACACGCCCACGCTCCCTGTCCCTGGTGTCATCCTGCCCATCGTTGTTGGCGGTGGCATTGCGGAAATTGTTGTCCCCTTTGATTGTCAAGAGTCGGCTTACACACATAAATGTCACATCAGCATATAGCCAAGTGGGTGGAAGTGGGCTGGCTATTCGCCGGTGTTAGCCATATAGATGAGCGACGAAATAAACGTTTAACAAATCCAGCGGGTTTGGAATAAAGGGCTGTCGCCAATGACACTAAACTAAATCTTAAAGCGGAACTCGCACACGGAAGTGTTAGGATTTTAAAATGCACATAAAACTAGTTTACTTCGcgaataaaattattatactCCGCTTAGATGATTATTGAGTTTTGATgctaatttcaaaaatatttaattggtCTGAGCTAAcagaatttatttaatttaatgctaGTCAGCTTCGGAGTGACTAATCaagtgtttttaatttaattttatacgatgcatttattattataaaatcgTTAGGCAGATGACAAATACAATTACGATAATTATTGCAAGTCATTAAAACtgcttatttttaaattaatcaaCATATCAATCCTACAATAACTACATAACATATGTACAATGTATTTACACAAATTACGATTATCCAAATCCATGGAATTGAGACAGCTAAAGCTTTAAAACCCTATTAATGATGCACTGCATCTACAGTTTGTTTGGAGCGTAGAAACTGTTCCACACAGGCTCGATTTTTTGCAATTCTGGAAGCGCCATGACTTCAAACTGATCCCCAATATTGAGACACTTGAAGTCGGTTTCGTTTTCGATGGGTGCAAACTTGAGTGATTTTATACTTTCGCAGTTCGGGTCCCCGTGGGCTGCGAAACTCGTCCAAACGTCGACCATTCCGGTTATAACCTTGTGTTCCGGAGAATCGGGAGCGGATTGATGCGACAACATGCTGTGGAAAATATAGCACAGATCGTCACCATGGCAAACGCCGCGCATCTGATGACCGCAAAGTACAATCCTAATGGCGTTGCACAGTTTGGAATCGTGATCGAATCGATACAGATAGGTGGGTGCGCTGGATTGCCGGACTCGGTTCAAAGCTGCCCTGTATATGGGGTGCCAGAACTCTCGATATGAACACAGCTCGAGAAACTTCATCATGTTTGCCTGGTTACAGGGTTCGTCGCCGAAGTACGCCTTCTTCAGTTGCAAGCCGTAGTTCTCACGCAGTTTGGGATCTAGGTTCAGATTGAGATCGCTCGGTAGCAGATTCTTGCAGTTACCCACCTCATCCAGGGTTGCTGGCCGCCTTGAAACCTCTGAAAAATAGTTCTATTTAATAAGCTATTCCAAATACAAATAAGTATTAGTTCACCACTTACCTGGATAGAATAGCAATCCCTCGAAGCTCGTGCCACCAAACATCATGGGTATCCTGTGACTCCAGCTATTCTGCATCAGTTCATGCGGGTTTTTAGCGACTACAGTGTGCTCGGTAGCATATGGTTCTACGACAGGCCCGAAGGCGAAAAGGATCCGATGATGCTTTTCATCGTTGCTGAGAACTGTTGCGGATGCCTTGACAATCTCCCCGCCACTAATTGATCTCAGAAACTCAAAAATCGCCTTGTCCTTATTGTCACCGGTGTATCCCAATTTTTGGGCCAGCCTATAGGCCCAATTATTTCTCGGTGGCTGCGTCCAGGGGCACAAAACGCTGCCCGACATAACGATAGCTTTGTGGATAAGTCCTTCAGTTTGGGGACTCAGTGCAAGGAAGTGGGTCGAGGCTCCACCGGCACTTTCGCCAAAGAGTGTAATATTGTTGGAATCACCGCCGAATGCTTCGATGTTTTGTTGCACCCATCGAAGGGCCATGATCTGATCCTTGAGACCTGCATTTCCGGGAACGTTTAGTTGGGGATCATCCAGGCTGAGGAAGCCCAAGGCACCCAGTCGATAAGCAACGGTGACTATGACCACATCCTTCGACATGAAAAAGTCGGGACTGTACATATCCCGAGACGCTTCGCCAACTTGATAGCCACCTCCGTAGATCCAAACCATCACGGGACGCAGTTTATCCGGCTGCAGCTGAAATGGAAAGGATACAATACTAACATAAACACAAACTCCACAAGATCCATAAGCACATGAACTTACATCTTTAACATACACATTTAAGTAGAGACAGTCCTCTGAGCCCGCGTATTTTCTGAAAAACATGTGCGTCTGAAGGGGCTTGTCTGCCGGCGAAGTGCAATCCAATTCCTTATCCCATGGCTCCACTGCCACTGGGGCCTTGAAGCGCAGATCTCCCACCGGAGGCTTTGCGAAGGGTATCTTCTCGAAACTAAAGTAGCTTCCTCCCCAGATTGTGTTTCTCTTCACTCCCCGCACAGGACCTGATTTCGTCTTTATTACGGAATATATTGCTGTCGCCAACTTGCGCTGCTCGTACTTGAAGCTTATTACCCTGTAAAAGAAGTGATTATCATAAGTTTAGATTGTATGACAACAGTGTCTTGTTTAACtatgaaaaataattaatatatattataataattacatTAACAACCGTATATTATGCACTTTAAAAAGCTGTTATAGTCGAAtacattaattattaacaatgatgatgatgtgttTATACCAGTTTTAGTTGAATTACTGCAGACGGTGCACTGAAAATAAACCTTGTGAATCTGCAGGAGAATATAGTTTCTTTAAATTGTGAATACCACATTCTGATCACTGAAAGATATTTTTGCTTTAGGAACAGTAATCATGGTAATAATCGTTTCATATCAAAATGAAGGATCGCCAATTGGGGCATCAAGTGGCTTGTTAACTTCTTGGAAATGTCATAATACCCACTGCCCTATTATAATAATTTGCGATCTAATCCGCTCACCGCAGTCAGGCACTGTTAACATGACCACAGTGAACACCAAGCAGTGAGCTCCAGTCAAATTTCAACCACTTTCAATGTCATTGGAGGTTGTTTGTTGGCTTCAAAGTCTTGCGAATTGTCAACGGCTTTTGACCAACCTCAACTCGACGCCTCACGTTTTGCATGCACGACCAGTTTTCTATTTTCTACAACACACCTTTGTTTTTTGCCTGAgactttgttttttgtttctaaTTTTATGGCTAATTTGTGGGTGGGCGTGGGGCGGTTTAATGCATTTAATGgcctatttttatttgttcgcACTGCGCACCGTCGATTGAGGAGGCACAAATAGTATATTTAACTGGCATTCTGCAAATGCACTGACACAGTTTGATTCAACATCATTGCACACGAATGCATACAAATCGGTAATTACGTTTGGAATCGAGAGAAAGGCGAGATCAGATTGGATACCAGATTGGATTGTACGTGACTGCTGTGGGTCCGTGAAAGCCAACTTTCAAGATATAACTGATCTGAATTTGTCATTATAATGATTTTCTTCAGTGTAGTTCGTTTTAAATGGCCTAATAGGAAGCAGCAAAGCAGCAGAGCGAAACAAATGAAGGTAATAAATTTAGACTAATTCACTCAGTTAACCTAAGGTTTAACACATTTATAAGTGGGATAAGCATTCAAATTGTACTTCAAGCACAAAGCAAATGCGCAAAGTAATCAAAATTAAGTTTAGTCGTATCAGAAATACTTAAAGCATTCGACAACCAATCAATGCAGTGCGATATAGTTGATCAACAATTCGATTATTTAAAAGGCAATAGCTTGGCGACAAAAAGTTAATACGATGACTAACAATATAAAAAACGTTAGAAAAAACTATAAGCGAGTTTGTATTATATCAGAAGTGTATCTATTGCGAAAAGAAATGTCTAACATGCAAAAACCGCCATGTCATGCCCATAGGGCAGAAAATATGGCAGACCTATCAGAGAACTGCAAGGGTGGCACTTTTTTACCACTCGACTCACACAATTTCACtacaattttgtgtgcgggtgctacccgccacgcacatcgcgggtacttacaaacacacagtataAATCTGAACAGGCAGACAAGACACCCCGTTGTGCGCGCACCCGAATCAATACGGTGCTCTGCGTCGCGGGTGCCGATCACACTCGGTCACTTACCGTTAAACAcatgggtgtttccaaaaatactcgggtgtttccaaaaatactcgggtggTCTCTTAGATAGTCGAGTCAaagacaagatgcgtaactccaTACGTTTTACACTTCATACGTTCACACACTATTctttcggcgtggctctagactttgtcgaatactttgtaaaatatgcccttcatcttattattatatattattataattatatatattatattatatattattatattatatattattatattatatattattaatatatatatatataatttaattattaataataaataataaacttaattaattaataataataataaaaaatattattattaataatttaaatatagatt is part of the Drosophila sechellia strain sech25 chromosome 3R, ASM438219v1, whole genome shotgun sequence genome and encodes:
- the LOC6614259 gene encoding esterase B1 isoform X2, coding for MAFDMATRFMDILKLTFKVISFKYEQRKLATAIYSVIKTKSGPVRGVKRNTIWGGSYFSFEKIPFAKPPVGDLRFKAPVAVEPWDKELDCTSPADKPLQTHMFFRKYAGSEDCLYLNVYVKDLQPDKLRPVMVWIYGGGYQVGEASRDMYSPDFFMSKDVVIVTVAYRLGALGFLSLDDPQLNVPGNAGLKDQIMALRWVQQNIEAFGGDSNNITLFGESAGGASTHFLALSPQTEGLIHKAIVMSGSVLCPWTQPPRNNWAYRLAQKLGYTGDNKDKAIFEFLRSISGGEIVKASATVLSNDEKHHRILFAFGPVVEPYATEHTVVAKNPHELMQNSWSHRIPMMFGGTSFEGLLFYPEVSRRPATLDEVGNCKNLLPSDLNLNLDPKLRENYGLQLKKAYFGDEPCNQANMMKFLELCSYREFWHPIYRAALNRVRQSSAPTYLYRFDHDSKLCNAIRIVLCGHQMRGVCHGDDLCYIFHSMLSHQSAPDSPEHKVITGMVDVWTSFAAHGDPNCESIKSLKFAPIENETDFKCLNIGDQFEVMALPELQKIEPVWNSFYAPNKL
- the LOC6614259 gene encoding esterase B1 isoform X1, encoding MDKRYLHYTTDSNRLVKSQISLVISFKYEQRKLATAIYSVIKTKSGPVRGVKRNTIWGGSYFSFEKIPFAKPPVGDLRFKAPVAVEPWDKELDCTSPADKPLQTHMFFRKYAGSEDCLYLNVYVKDLQPDKLRPVMVWIYGGGYQVGEASRDMYSPDFFMSKDVVIVTVAYRLGALGFLSLDDPQLNVPGNAGLKDQIMALRWVQQNIEAFGGDSNNITLFGESAGGASTHFLALSPQTEGLIHKAIVMSGSVLCPWTQPPRNNWAYRLAQKLGYTGDNKDKAIFEFLRSISGGEIVKASATVLSNDEKHHRILFAFGPVVEPYATEHTVVAKNPHELMQNSWSHRIPMMFGGTSFEGLLFYPEVSRRPATLDEVGNCKNLLPSDLNLNLDPKLRENYGLQLKKAYFGDEPCNQANMMKFLELCSYREFWHPIYRAALNRVRQSSAPTYLYRFDHDSKLCNAIRIVLCGHQMRGVCHGDDLCYIFHSMLSHQSAPDSPEHKVITGMVDVWTSFAAHGDPNCESIKSLKFAPIENETDFKCLNIGDQFEVMALPELQKIEPVWNSFYAPNKL
- the LOC6614259 gene encoding esterase B1 isoform X3, translating into MVISFKYEQRKLATAIYSVIKTKSGPVRGVKRNTIWGGSYFSFEKIPFAKPPVGDLRFKAPVAVEPWDKELDCTSPADKPLQTHMFFRKYAGSEDCLYLNVYVKDLQPDKLRPVMVWIYGGGYQVGEASRDMYSPDFFMSKDVVIVTVAYRLGALGFLSLDDPQLNVPGNAGLKDQIMALRWVQQNIEAFGGDSNNITLFGESAGGASTHFLALSPQTEGLIHKAIVMSGSVLCPWTQPPRNNWAYRLAQKLGYTGDNKDKAIFEFLRSISGGEIVKASATVLSNDEKHHRILFAFGPVVEPYATEHTVVAKNPHELMQNSWSHRIPMMFGGTSFEGLLFYPEVSRRPATLDEVGNCKNLLPSDLNLNLDPKLRENYGLQLKKAYFGDEPCNQANMMKFLELCSYREFWHPIYRAALNRVRQSSAPTYLYRFDHDSKLCNAIRIVLCGHQMRGVCHGDDLCYIFHSMLSHQSAPDSPEHKVITGMVDVWTSFAAHGDPNCESIKSLKFAPIENETDFKCLNIGDQFEVMALPELQKIEPVWNSFYAPNKL